TATGCCGGTTGCATCTGACCCGGCACCGCTCTCTGTTAAAGCGAAAGAACCGATGATTTCGCCTCGTGCCATCGCAGGCATGTACGTTTCCTTTTGTTCTTTGGTGCCATAATGATACATACAGAAAAGATGATGCTTAATTGAGGAACAAATGTTTGCCACTGTTGCGGAAACCCGGCCCAACTCAATGCTTGCCAAAACAGAGGAAACGGAATCAGCTCCGGCTCCCCCATATTCTTCCGGAAAATTTACCGCGAGAAGCCCCAAGTCTCCGGCCTGTTTGAAGATCTCCTTGGGAAATTCATCCGTCTCATCCATTTCCGCCGCTCTCGGCTTTACTGCCTTCTCGGCAAAACTTCTGACCATTTGACGCATCATCTTTTGTTCTTCAGAGAATCCAAATTCCATTAAATTACACCCTTTTCCGCAAGGTCTTTTATTTTTTTATCCGAGTACTGTAAAAGTCCTCGATAAATCTCGTCATTATGCTGTCCCAAGGTCGGTGGAGGAGTTTCAATCGTTCCGGGTGTCAACGAAAGTTTGGGCGTAACTCCCGAAACCTTGAATCTGCCTGCTATCGGATGTTCAATTTCAACAGCCATTTCCCTGGCAATAACATGTGGATCCTCAACCAGTTTGTCTACACTATTTATCGGTGCGCAAGTGACTCCAGCCTCATTCAGTACAAACACAACTTCCGCCACCGTCCGGTCGGCGACCCATGCCTGTGTTATTGCATCAACTTCTTCCACATTGGCAACTCTTAATGGGGCCGAAGCGAATCGAGGATCGTCAACCAGCTCCGGTCGCCCCATCACAGCAACAAACCGTTGCCAAAGAGTATTTGATGATACTCCAATGACTACATATCCGTCCTTAGCCATATAGCTGTTGTATGGGGCAACACCAGGGATACGGCTTCCGTTTCTTGTTGTAACCTTTCCTAGCGCAGTATAATTTGGGATTACGTTTTCCAAAACAGCAATTATCCCGTCTAATAGAGCAGCATCAACATGCTGACCCAACCCGGTCTGTTCGCGGTAATATAACGCCGTTAAAGTTCCATATGCGGCAAAGAGGCCGCCCAAAAAGTCGCCAAGTGCATTGCCGGTCCGCATCGGCGGGCCTCCTTGCTCACCTGTCAGACTCATTAATCCACCCACTGCCTGTGCAATGATGTCCAACCCTGGCCTGTTGGCATAGGGCCCGCTTTGCCCAAACCCAGAAACTGATGTCATAATAATCCCTGGATGAATCTCTTTTAATTGGCTGTAGCCTATATTCCATTTATTCATCGTTCCTGGGCGGTTATTTTCAATAACAATGTCTGAAATTTTGGCGAGATCCCTGAATATTTCCTGGCCTTCCGGTTTTCGCAGATCCAATGTAATGCTTTTCTTATTCCGGTTGGCAGCGAGGAAGCAAGACCCCTCACCATGAATCAATGGAGCAAAATAGTGAGAATCATCCCCAATGCGAGGGAGCTCAATATGTAGAACTTCCGCACCCATATCTGCTAACAACATTTCTGCATAGGGACCGGCCAACATTCTGGTTGCCCCCAGTACCCGAATCCCTGATAGCGCCTTTGGCACGATGCTCATCTCCTTACGTAGTCACTTGCTCGGCATGTACCGTTATTGTTTTCATTGATTTTTCACATTTCTCTCAAGAATACGCTTTAACTGTTTGATATTTTTTCGCGTGATCTATTTCCTCCCATCGCAAAAAAGCAATAATTGAAATCTTACATACTCTATATGCAAGGATTGTGCCAAAGAATCAACACACTTTGTAGCAGTGTTTTCTCTATTGTTTCGTACAAATTTTAAACAACATGTGTTTCACT
Above is a window of Fodinisporobacter ferrooxydans DNA encoding:
- a CDS encoding CaiB/BaiF CoA transferase family protein, whose product is MSIVPKALSGIRVLGATRMLAGPYAEMLLADMGAEVLHIELPRIGDDSHYFAPLIHGEGSCFLAANRNKKSITLDLRKPEGQEIFRDLAKISDIVIENNRPGTMNKWNIGYSQLKEIHPGIIMTSVSGFGQSGPYANRPGLDIIAQAVGGLMSLTGEQGGPPMRTGNALGDFLGGLFAAYGTLTALYYREQTGLGQHVDAALLDGIIAVLENVIPNYTALGKVTTRNGSRIPGVAPYNSYMAKDGYVVIGVSSNTLWQRFVAVMGRPELVDDPRFASAPLRVANVEEVDAITQAWVADRTVAEVVFVLNEAGVTCAPINSVDKLVEDPHVIAREMAVEIEHPIAGRFKVSGVTPKLSLTPGTIETPPPTLGQHNDEIYRGLLQYSDKKIKDLAEKGVI